Part of the Notamacropus eugenii isolate mMacEug1 chromosome 5, mMacEug1.pri_v2, whole genome shotgun sequence genome is shown below.
AACTTAATGATTTGGTTCAGGGAAGGGCACCAGCTTTGGGAAAACCACTGAGTGGGTGTTGAAGGCAATAGTGGAAATCCCACCCAAGGTTGTCCCAAGGAATCATAGTAACGGCTTTGCAGTTGGGGTCAGGGAGAAGGGCTGCTTACTGGAAAACTGTGTTATTCTCTATAGTGAGATGAGGGTCATTTTAAAGTTAGAACCCAGGAAGCAATTCATTTCTTTTGGGCTCATTCCTTATttgcaggaagacctgggctcaaaatCTCCTTTTCCTACATGctggctatatgatcctgggcaagtcacctacctGGGCAGTGGGTTAGTGCTCTAGGTAACTAAGACTAAATTGATGAGAATGTGCTGACacacattggtagagggagttttctcaccagaATTCCCTGTATCAAGTCACAGATTCAGTCTTTAATCCCAaacttttaaagtttcttttaaaaaaaccacTATTTCAGATGAGATAAAGGGAAGGAAGATGTCCAGGCTTAGCTTATAAGGGCAGCAATGGTCCtggtctcctccttctctccccattctTATGATCCTGTAGTGTGGCCCATTCAAAAGCCAGAAGGTTTCAGAAAGTCACAGCCATGAGGGAACTCCCttcctgggtgtgtgtgtgtgtgtgtgtgtgtgtgtgtgtgtgtgtgtgatcaaaatagatttaggagtcatctgAAAGAAAGGGTTGAGGCTGTAGGAATGGATGAGATGctcaaagaagaaggaagagttaTTAGGACAAAGCCTTGAGGGAGGTAACCAACCCCTGGGGTTACCAggtagaaagaggaaggaggcagtgaaggatgttctccctccctctccccatcccctctcccctccccccttctgtCTACACTATTAAGATGAAGTCACACAGGCTGCAACTCATGTTCAAGTCCCATTTATTTTAGAAGAACAAAAAACTGAACATTAGTGGGGAAAAGGTTCCAACCCCGCTTTTCCCAGCCCTGGGTTAGTTCCTTCTCTCCAGGGTGGAGTGAGGAGATAACTAACTCAATCCTAAATGAGGATACAGACAAGGGAGTCACAGCTTTTGACGAGGGCCCAGTGGCTCCAATATGTGTATGTGGGTGAGGCCAATATAGCACAGCATAAACCAACCCCTCTTCTTCCAAGGGTATTTTAAAACCTGAGTCCAGGGTGGAGACCTGGGAGCTTATCCACCAAGGCTTAGGGGACTCAGAGAGGAATGTGACTTGGGAGTCCTGTTCCCTTGGACTTTTACATCAAGAACCCTCAGTCCTGAAGGGATACAATACTCTTCCCTCACCCCCTTGCCCCCATGATAGCATGGGATATATGAGTACTATTTTCTGTGCAGCCGCCCCTTCCTCCACCCAATACCTCCAGGATggacaaaatgaaacaagatGGGGGTaaagtggagagaaagacatgatCTGGGAAATCTGACCCATTGGGCTTCCACAACTGGGTCTATATAGGCTCAGTACTGTCAACACTGTTGGCCTTTCCAGGATAGGATAAAGTTCTGTTGGTCCCAGGAACAGTCAATGAGCCATGATCTGAGATCACCTACTACTCAGCTAGGGGTCTCTTTGCTGCCTAGGGAGGCCAGAGGTCCAAGAGCAGACAGGCTCTGCAGCCTGAAGAAATGTCAGCCTCCACATTCAGGACTAGATCACTCCCTCTACAGTGGGAGGATTCACTCACATGCCATTTGGGAGGGAGGCAGCTTCAAAACAAGAGACTAAGAAACATCTCCCCACCATCCCTCCCTGAAAAGTAGAGTTCTACTTAGAGTTTATGGTGGTGGGGGTTAAGACTTGGGGCCCCTACACATACTGTTTCTTGGAAGCTGAGCTACTAGGGCGACTCGAGGGGTTGTCCCCAGTCTGGGGAGGCTGGGCCAGGTAGGGGCCCTCAGAGTGAGTCAGCAAGGGCCCTGGCCCAGGCAATATGCTCCGCTTCTGAGGGGCTAGGCTCTCTTCTGTATTCAAGTTAGTCCAGTTCTGTTCACTGGACAACTTGTTGTAGGAAGGGCATGAAGGCGATGTGGGGGTCTCGTTCATGGGGAGGTAGAAGAACATCCGATCTGAATAGGGGtctccagaactaccagccccaTCCCCCAGCGCAGCAGAGAAGGCCCTTGGCCGGGCCCTGGCCTGCCCTGCCCTCAGCTTGTGCCCCATACACCGGAAGCAGAGATGTGCCAACTCCAGCAGGTTGAGCACTAGGGAGATCAGCCCCACGACCAgcatgaagatgatgaagatggtcTTTTCTGTGGGGCGGGACACAAAGCAATCCACAAAGTGTGGGCAGGGGGGGCGTCGGCATACATACACGGGCTGCATCATCCAGCCATATAAGCGCCATTGCCCATAGAGGAAGCCTGCCTCCAGCAGGCTCTTACAGAGCACACTGGCTACATAGGTGCCCATCAGCGCTCCCCGGATGCGCAGGTGCCCATCTTCTGCTACAGAGATCTTTGCCATCTGCCGCTCCACAGTGGCTAGTGCCTGCTCTACCCGAGGGTCCTTGGTCTGTAGTGCCCGCAGCTCACTCTCTTTCTGCCGTAGCCGCTCTTCTCTCCGGGATAAGTAGATGACATGACCCAGGTAAACCAGTGTGGGTGTGCTGACAAAGAGAAACTGCAGGACCCAGTAGCGGATGTGGGAGATGGGGAAGGCCTGATCATAGCACACATTGGTGCAGCCTGGTTGAGCTGTGTTACACTCAAAGTCTGACTGCTCATCTCCCCAGACAGACTCACCCGCCAGTCCCAAAATGAGGATCCGGAAGATGAACAACACTGTCAGCCAGATCTTGCCTACCACGGTGGAATGCTCCTGGACTTGGTCTAGCAGCTTTTCCAGGAAGCCCCAGTCACCCATTGCTCCACGGACTTTCTGcatgagaagaaagagagagagttggaGAAGGGACAGGGGCACAGGGGAAAGAGCCCCCTCCAAGGCCTTTCCTACCCACCAGGGCCAGGAGATCAGGGGAAGAAACTGTGTAACCAGGACTCAGCTGGATCTGGGATGGGGGTCACAGGATGAAATCACCCTTTTTAGAGATTCTAGGGCTCCTCACTCCTGCCTTTTTAACTATCGGTGAACTGGAGGGTAAGTCTCTTTTATGCCAAGCTGATTCCCGGTTCTTAACTTTCCTAAGGTCAGAGCAGTTTTGTGTGTATAGGGGAGAGAGATAGGGAAGTCACCTGGGGGCACACCAGCTAGGGGGCACCTAGGGGGCACACAGCTGTCGGCCAGCTCAAAGCAGGGAAGGAATAAGCAGAGCTGAAATTAACtggttccttttctttcccacaaTTCTTCAAGAAGCTGTTTCTCAGTTCCTTCACCCAGGGGCTCCCCTTAACTATTCAACCAAGGGGAGCCATCCTCAGTAAGTTCACTCCTGAACAGAGGGTCCAGGGGCTCAGGTCCCTGTACTTCCCCAGAGAAGGGCCCCATGTTGACTGGGCCCACTTCTCTAGAATCTGTGTCAGCTCAGCTCTAGTAGACTGGGGAAAACAAAGGGAGTTTCCTAATCAGAATTTCCATCCTCTGTAATGACACTGGCTTTGCTCTCCTCTACTTCAGGGTACACAGGGTGGGGTAACAGCACCTAGCCCAGTTTGGTTGAAAGCTGACTCTTCCCTCACATCATCTTGGGATCAGTGTGAAGGGAGGGTATTCTGTGCTAAATATGGAGAAAGTGGTACCACTTCTGAGCAACGAAATAACTCAGATTGGGACACCTAGGTTGCTAGAACTCTCATCAGAGCTGATCCCCCAGAACTGAAACCTCTTTCTGTACAAAGGGAGCTGTTTTTCAGATCTTCATCTGAGAGAAAAGGGCACCCCTAGGAGGAGCTGGGGAACCCAGCCCCAAAAGGGAAGGAAGTTGTAAGGATCACTCCTAACTCTTGGGCTGTTGTTCTCCTTAGGGGTGGGCTAGGAGCCCCAGGCTGTCATCTCAGGTGGCACCTACCCACTCCATCCCTTTCATTACCCAGGTGCAGAAGAGAGCAAGGGCAGCAGAGGGCCAGGGAGTTGGGGAAGAAATGGTAGCAGGTCCTACCTTGAGGGTTGAGGGGCAGGTGAACAGGAATTGAAGGCCAAGGACCCTGCCTGTACTTAGGGAACAATTCTACTCCCCAGCCTTCTCCTCCCCAGGCTTAGCACAGAACTGTCTTCCTCCGTCCCGGAAGCCTGCCTCAGGCTGTATCGGCCCCCAGCGGTGGTGCTGTCCAGCCCCTCACCTGACTCAGCCGTGCTAGAGGCTGTGGGAAAGGGCGTGACACGTGGAGAAGGAAGCAAGGCGTCTGGGAGAGGTGGCCCCAATGGCCCCTCCAAGGGAGTTGAGCCCGAGTCCTGCAGGACGGAGCTGGCAACCGTCCTGAGCTTAATAATAGCGGGGAAGgcggggagaaggaaatggagggggGGGCCAGGGGCCCAATAGGCTGAGCTCTTTAAAGagataggggtgtgtgtgtgtgtgtgtgtgtgtgtgtgtgtgtgtgtgtgtgtgtgtgtgtgtgtgtgtgtgtgtgtgtgtgtgtgtgtgtgtgtgtgtgtgtgtgtgtgtgtgtgtgtgtgtgtgtgtgtgactgtgtttATAAGAAGATGGTGATGGAGAGGATCCATGGTGATGGGGTGAGAGtagtgggaaggaaggggataGAAACTTTAGGAGATATGGAGGATAGAGGTTCCAGTGACACTGCTGAATCAGGGCAGGTTCCTCTGGTTCAGTCTAAAATCCCACTTTTAGAGCTTCATTCCTATTGCTAAAGTCAAACAAGCTTGCTTCTCTCCTGTTAGACTTCCAGATGTCCCTGGGAGGAAACACCCTCAGGCAGCTTTCTTAGTCCTGGATCCTCCCCTAGTTTGCAGGTGAATCCCCCTGATGGTTTTAAAAGGGAACTGGGTTGGTAAGTTTTGGGATACCTAGAGGGGAGAGCATAGATAGATCCAGGTAACTCCTGGTTCCATAGAGAGGTTCTTTCCGTGGATGTGACCATGTATTCATTTTCTAAATAGAGAACCTGTAAACATGgagcctttcttccttccctcccttctccgcctggcctggcctggcctccctttctctctctctctctctctctctctctctctctctctctctctctctctctctctctccctccattgctccctctctttccctcctccaaagCAGCAGAAGCTGAGGGTTGTTGTCTCCTGTTGAGTACTTAAAAAAGCCCTGAGAATCTATGGAAACTGGGAGTAATGACGCCAAACCCTGCCCTCCACAAGGATGCCCTTGATAAACTGGTGGTATAGTTGTAGATgacagtcaggagacctggagtcagtcactcagtcagcaagcatttattaagtacctactatgtgccaagcattgtgtgaagttctggagattcaaagaaaagtgacagtccctcctctcaaggagcatAGTCTAGTCCTGGTTCAGCCACTAACTGGCTATGTCAATTTGGAAAAGTTAGTTTccctgtctgtgcctcagtttcctcatctgtaaaataaggggactggtgtaagtgatctctaagatctctttcataACTTTCTGGTTCACTCAATTTAGTTCAACAAGCATCAATTAAGCCTCGTACTATgtataagacaaaaatgaagacagtGCTATCTTGTCGGGTTGTGAAGGCATAGCACATACCCAGAGgagtaaatacaaagcaattttagGAGGAGAGAGCATTAAAAATTGGCAGGATCAAGAAGGGTTTCTTGTAGGAGATGGCTCCtgaattgagacttgaaggaagcaaaaACTTCAGAGACagggtgaggaaggagtgcattctggGTGAGGAGACAGCCCATGCAAAGACTCAGAGATGGAAAATAGAAGGCCAATTCTGGTGGATTAAGCAGCTAGGCAAATTtgggcccagagaggtgaaatgggAAAGTAAGACAGGAAATAGAAGTTGGatccagattgtggagggctttaaatgccagtctaggagtttctatttttaaCCCAGAAGCAAGAGGGAGCCTGGAGGTAGGGTGGGGAGCAGGGATGGTGGGAAACCTCTCTACAAAAAGAGCCTTCAGGACTTTCCCCCCCGACCTTGGTGTAGGACTAAGTGGAGGCACCTACTTCAGTGACCCCTAGGGGCCTGAGAATGTGGCAGGCAGTTCCTCAGCTTCAcagccttccctcctcccctataACCCCTTCCTCCTTGTCCCTCCCTGGGGGACTCTCAAAGATCCCATCTGCTCCTTACTCGGGGTCGAAGAGGGGATGACGTTTGTCCCCACACAGCTGCTCTCCCTGGGGATGCTGGTGGGAGAGCAGGGTTGGGAAAAGGGTGGGAAACCAGTTTAGGAGGTGAGCTGTGAATGcctgagaatcacagaatttcagaagtaCCCTAGGACATGTagacatctagttcaactcctgaCCAAAATGAAGCCCCACTTGAGCATGCTCAACAAATGCTTGGAATCCAGAATGGAATTTTACTTCAGGGCTTTTGGTATAGAGCTAGAAGACTCCttagagtttggaactcaaaactttaaaaaatgtttaaaaaattgttttaacatgtaattgagggaaaaagaaaatatattaaataaaaaagccgcctcagaggccatctggtctaaccccttcattttctaggcgaggaaactgaggcccagggaagataagggatttgcccaaagtaTCAGAGGTGTGATTTGAACCCTGCTGTATCACCACTGTCCATCTAGCcactgcttgaagacctccagtgaagaggattccccccactcccctctggaGGTAGTCCATACAGCTTTTAGATATCTCTAACCATTAGGAAGACTTTCCTCacaaatctgcctctctgttaCTTCCACCCTCCTCTCTGTAACTGGCCCCTGGGACTGAGCAGAGCAAATCTGTGGGAATCTTATCTTTAGGACCCATTCTGAAAGTtgggaagggcagctaggtagcacagtggatagagtgctgggcctggagttcaaagctggcctcagacatggactagttgtgtgaccctgggcatgtcatttaaccctgtttgcttcatattcctcatctgtaaagtgatctggaaaagaaaacgACAgcgcattccagtatctttgccaggaaaacccccagagggggtcatgcagagttggacacagctgaaaaatgagtgaactgTAAGTTGGGGGTCAAGTGGGGATTGTTAGGGCTCCTTGGGGCTACACAGACACATAAACACACCAACCCAGGGGACCATGGGACCTACTCCATAGACCTCAATATCCTCAGGCCTTCTCAACATCTTCTGCAGGGTAGTTCAGTATCTGCTAATTACCATTTATTATGGCAAGGAACTGAAGAAAGATGCAGGCCTTGAACAAGGCAGTCGCTACGTGCAGTTTAAAGCATCCTCCTCATCTGGggcaactccctcattttaaccatagggaaactgaggtaaaagtgAGGTAAAAGGACTTGGAaggaaccctaaccctaaatgccacTGCAGGCAGTGAACTAAGGGGAGGCAAAGTGGTAATAATAACGATGGTAACTAGCACTTATATAGGGCTTTAAAGttagcaaaatgttttacaaaaatctcattttatcaatggaaaatacactggcttgggagtcagaggacctggatttagaTCCTggctttttgtcatttttaactaagcttcagttttctcatttgtgaaaggaGGAGGTTGTCCTGAGAGGGGgatgatggactcagagtacagactgagacgtattatctgtctgtctgtctgcctaaaCGTCtgttctttctatctgtctgtctgttgatctgccagtattctattctattctttcctcttccttccttccttcgttccctcctttcttcctccttccttcccttctttctttctctttctttctctctctccatccatccatccatccatccatccatccatccatccatccatccatccatccatccatccatctatctatctatctatctatctatctatctatctatctatctatctatctatctatctctctatcttttcaTGAGGCCAAGGTGGTTATTTGTTTTCTTGAATGTACAAATTTGTaacagaggttttgtttttcttgctttgttcAGGAGTGGGTGGAGACCATGGAAGGGGGAGAAGacagatctgaaaataaaataaaatttaattaaaaataaaataaaaacataaaatgaagaggtgggTTGAGACAGTTTCTCACCATCATTCTTTCCAGTTTTGGGTCTATGACCCTAATCCCTTCAGTACTGCTCATCTGTGACCCCTTCCCATTATGCAGTTCATGGTTTCTGAAAAATTATACATAAGTCAAATGTTTATAGactgtatcaatcaatcaataataatttattaagtgcctgccagGGGCCAAAcactgtactaggtactggggaaataaagaaggaaacaattcatcCTTgtaaggagctaacattctagtgggggagaaAAGTGCTTAtaaaattcacacacacatatttatatatacagcaTAAGTATAATGCaaataaacataaacatatacaaagtagttaaataaaaGGTAGTTTGTGGGGAATAGTTTCAGggggaataaaaaaaaactttaggcAGAAGATGGTGTCTGAGCTGTTtcttatcaattaatcaatcaatgaacatttattaaacacctactatgtgccaggcaccgtgtgttaagtgttgggggatacaaaaggagggaaaagacaaTTCTCAAGGAATTAACAATCTAATGGGAATATTAAAGAAAGATAGGCACTCTGAGGTTGAGGTAAAGAGGTAGcaccttccaggcatggggccaatacaaaggtgtggagatgggagatgatggAGTGTTGAGTATGAGGAATAGAGACTAGACCACTTTGGTTCGATTGAAGAGTATGGGAGGGGGAGCAATGTCCAATGAGACTGGAAAAGATAGGTCGGGGTCAGGAGGGTAGAGGGTTTGTTTTTGATTCTAAAGGCACAAAAGGAGTAgctggagttgattgaataggAGAGTCATGTGGTTAGGTATgtatttgaagaaaatgaatttgacATCAGCACATAGAGTGGACTGAAGTGgcaaaagacttgaggcagggagctCCAATGGGATGGAGCCTTTGTAATCAAGTTAGAAGAGGTGAGGGTTTCTAAGTGAGTGGAGTGAAGGTGATGTGGCGATGCAAGGAACTCTCTAAAGGCAGAAACAGCAAGACCTGGTGCTTGTGTGGGTTTGTGGAGTGAGCAGAGAAGTCCAGGACAATGATGAGGTTACAACTTGGTGCTGAGTTGGTAgattagaaggatggtggtgcccttggcgaagacaggaagaggggagagtttggggagggacaaggtaagGGCAGAAGCATCCTAGCTGTGTCTATATCTGAAGGACCTCAGTGCCAGGAGTCGGGACACCTGGGTTTTTGTCCTGGCTGACTCCCTGTTTAACCCTCAGGCAATTCCCttcatctttctgggtctcaagGTTCTTGCTGTGTACAATGAGGGGCCTAAATTCCCTTCTTGGTTTTCCTAGTCTATGAATCCGTTGTAGAGCAAAGTatctttttaataaataataacagcTGATGCTGATAtaggctttaaagtttgcaaggtgCTCTACATATACAATCTTGTTTGAGCCTAACACCCATCgtgtgaggtagatgctactgatgtttccattttacagatgggacaCCTGAGGAACAGAGGCAATTAGTGGCTTATTCATGATCATGTATCTAGCAATTGTTGGAGGCAGAAGTTGAACCAAGGGCCTAAGAACACTACTCACTGGAATTACCCCTAGTGcctccaaacatttattaagcacctattataacAGAATAGATTtagaagtcaagaaaacctgagttcaaatcatgtttcagacactaattgtgtgaACCTGGCCTTACCTTACAGGCtccaatgaaataatgaatacaaggtactttgcaagctttaaggtgttatgtaaatgttactGATGATGATAGCTAAGTGGAACTTTTATAGCAGTTTTCTAAAATCTCAGCCTTTTTggatatttaattcaacaaaattaacaaactctattaaccacctactaagtgctagacAGCCTGGCTTAGTGGAGACATTCTGTTGTTCtctgagacaggaagacctggattcaaatctcacctgtgaCATATACTGATCTGAACAAGTAACCTAACTTCCCTGAGTTCCAAGGGACCCTTTAAATCTAAGTTGCTAAGAAGGTATTTCTCtgattagtagagggagtttccatagtACAAGTTTACTATACTAATGAAGGAGGGTGTCAGACTGTGTACTAGGTGCTGTGggacaaagacagaaatagaaaaatggcCTTTACGCTCAAGGAGACTTTATacccttctctgcctcctggatgctttcaagtcccagttaaaatctcaccttctatggGAACCCTTTCCCAAACTCCATGAATTCTAATACTATCCCTTTGttgaatatttcttttgtgaAAGCAAAATAGACCATCTTTTAACTCAATTCTTATCcaagctttaatcactgaatgggtgttgccttagATAAacagagacctgggaaagaccttagcttaaaaagaccaaggtttcCCCACTGCgtcaggggccatctccagtcatcctgacctatatcttgccactggatgactctggaggagagagtggggctgatgactttgcacagccctgagTCACCTCAATCCAGTTCActcccaagtcaagacatcaccctcctcttcaagaacaaaagatgaaCAGCAAACAATTTCCTATTtaacttgtttgcacatagttgtttgcatgtcatctcccctgttagattgtgaactccttgagactggggtctatattttgtttttctttatatcctctgtGCTTAGAACAATATCTAACATGAAAAAATGATTGTGTATTGAGGTGTACAAAtcaggtacatagtaggtgcttaataaatgtttcttgaatgactGGCATCTGAGCTGTTTTGGTTGCAGGTTTGGTCCCTGAGCTGCGTCTCATGGAGGCTGTCCCCCTTTTGATTCTTCCTCAAGATATGGCAGCACATCTGATCCTATAGAGGGATCCTGGGATTCCTTGATTGCAGAAGAATTTGCATACAGGTCTCACCCTCTCTCTTCTAGAGCCCCCTGTACTTTAGGCTTCAGGGTTCTAAAGGGAAAAGCCAGAGGCTTGGGCTGAATTCCCACGGTTAAGGGAGCAGAGAGGATTAGCTTTCCTGAGAGAGGGGATGAATGGATACTGCATGAGTCAAAGCGAGGGAGAGGTCTGGTGTGACAGAGCATGTGAGTCAGCATGACAGAGGGGATatgaatatgaagagagagacTCCATGCGTCTGTGAGATGCCTGGGGTGTCACCCTATGTAAGAAAAGGGTGTGATTGAAGATGTGCTGGAAAGAGACACTGTCATTGGGCTTCCCTGTGCATGCCTGGTTGTGTACCTGACAGCAAGGGGCAGTGCAGAGGGAGGAGGGTGGTAGGGGACTTTGGGTTTTTATGTAAGGATTTTTGTGCTGGTTGGACTCCCTGTgatgagagacagtgtggtgtaATGGTTAGAGAACTgaccttagagccaggaagacctgggttgaagtcCATCCTCTGATAGACACAAGCTATGGGGCCCTGGCCAAATCCCTTATCCTCTCAGAGCTCTGGGTGACTCTCTGAAAGCTGCAGAGAAGGGGGTGATCTACATTGGTACAGGGAGTACCATTATCTGGGAGATCTTTATGTCAGTGACTATACAGCTTCAGTCcctatcctgtttgcctcattatAAAGAAATCTCTCCATTGGATCAAGGCTTGTAGGATCCGGAGCTGAAAGGACTTCAAAGGCCCTTTTTTTTAGATAACTAAGGGTATTGAGAAGCCTCTCAGTAAGGAGTAAAGAATAATCCTGTTATATACCACCTAGGTCAGGCCACACCTGGAGCAGAGATCAATTCTGATCGCCACATTTTACAATTTATAACTATGAAGTGGAGAGACCCAGAGAATGGCAACAAGCCTGGTGGATATGGGATGATCCactgaaggaaatgggaatgtttagcctggagaagagaaggctcagGAAGGAGGTGAGAACTGTCTGCCAAGTATCCGTAGGATGGTAAGGTGGAGGAGGGATCAGATTTGATTGATTGTTCTCAGAGGACAGATTCCAGGTCAATGAGCAAAAGTGGCAAAGAGGCAAATGGAGTCTTGACCTGAGGGTGCAGCAGGCTGCTTTGTTAAATAGTCAGTTCTCCCTCTTTGGACCTTTTAATGAAAGGGCTGGATAGACACTTGTTGGGCAGTCAGAAAGGGTGGCCCTTTTCAGATGTCAGTTGGACTAATGGACATGAAGTCCTCCCAATGCTAGGATGCTGTGATTCTATGAAACTGGGAACCAGAGAGGTCAGGGGTTTCCCCAGTAACACACAGAGAGTAAGGCCATGATGAAGCAATGTCTTCTGTTCTATATCCTGTGCTCTTTCAACATCTAATTCACATCCATATCTAtctgtccgtccatccatccatccatccatccatccatccatccatccatccatcacctATCTATTCAACTATCTATccaactatc
Proteins encoded:
- the GJA4 gene encoding gap junction alpha-4 protein; the encoded protein is MGDWGFLEKLLDQVQEHSTVVGKIWLTVLFIFRILILGLAGESVWGDEQSDFECNTAQPGCTNVCYDQAFPISHIRYWVLQFLFVSTPTLVYLGHVIYLSRREERLRQKESELRALQTKDPRVEQALATVERQMAKISVAEDGHLRIRGALMGTYVASVLCKSLLEAGFLYGQWRLYGWMMQPVYVCRRPPCPHFVDCFVSRPTEKTIFIIFMLVVGLISLVLNLLELAHLCFRCMGHKLRAGQARARPRAFSAALGDGAGSSGDPYSDRMFFYLPMNETPTSPSCPSYNKLSSEQNWTNLNTEESLAPQKRSILPGPGPLLTHSEGPYLAQPPQTGDNPSSRPSSSASKKQYV